The genome window GCGTTGGCGTCGGTGGAGCTGTAGTTGGTGCAGGCGTCGGTGCTGTCGTTGTGGGCGTGGGTGTGGGAGCGGCACCTGGAGCCTGAGCCACGCATGATGTGGCCAAGAGACCTAAGATGAGGAAGAGCTTGATCATGGACGAATTCATCTTCAACTTGCCGAGAGAAGGTTCAAGAACTTGacggtagagagagagagagaataagatTAGTGAAGAGagtattgagatttgagagggATATGAGTATAAAAAGGATGAGGGAGAAAATGGAGCCGTAGATGGACAGCgattaatcaatcaaataatgTTAATTAATGTACAGATAGATATTCCAATAtgatctatctatatatatatatataattctacaCACCACATGCCTAATCATGTTGatgttgtcttcttcttctctttctttgaaTCTTCTTCGTTGGTTCAGGTGCGTAGGACGCGGCAATCTAACTGACCAATCAAGGACGTGACATCTGTCCATGGGAAGAGTGGGATTAGTAAATTAAGATGGGGCTTTGTGGATTATCTTATTTTGACCCGGTTTAAGAGTCTTAATTTCACGACAACTAGGCCATGTGTCGGTTGTTAAGGGTGAGTAAGATGTCTTAATCggacaaataaattttgtttttttgtgacCTTGCTTTTGACACAGCCCCGTGTTaaccttttcaagtttcaacaactCTTTGCGTGGTCGGCTGGTTTTACCATCTTACCCTCCCCAACTCCTTTGAAACAATCTTCGCAACAAGTTTCCACAAATCTCTAGTCTACGAGAAGAAAAATATCTTCATCTAGTGACACGTGGCAACAATCTCTTTTTCCCCCCTAACTTTTGCAATTGATGACGAGATGGTTAGTTTAGATTCAATTCAAATCATTAAATACTTTGCATGTTTTACATATTGGGTAGTCGACTTGGTTGGATTTGGTGTGATGATTTTGGCTCACGGAGATTCAAATTCGATCTTATCATATTGACATCATAATGTTGGAAATTCAATCAGAAACACATGAAAAATATTGTTCGCTCTGAATCACGATGCGTCACATGGATGCACTAGGCTCATACAAGTGATAGTGTCCTTTTTGGGCTTCAATTCTCTATGTATACATTGATTTACCCTCATGACTTTATTTATATGCATCACTTGTGTGGAAAATGTTAAGACTTTGCTTATATGACACtcgattgagttatgtcaatttGATTTGAGATATAATCTTCACATATAACCCTTCAAGTTCATAGTACCCGTACAAGACAGTAATACAAAGTCAAAATAATTTAACCATCttattttctttgaaaaaaTCTTCAAATCATACTTTGAAGATGTTGCATAGAGTTGGTCGGGCATGAGTTATATATGTGACTTGGTTGGGGTTGGATGTAATTGTAAATTACTATGTGGACATATTTTGAAGATATATTGgagagaaataaagaaatatataaagtaaagatgcgaatggagaACAACTAACATGTTAGTTAGTAATCAAAGACATTGTTAATTATCCCCAAACGTGCATGTCTACTTGTCGTTCTTTGAACATGGATGATGGAACTTCGGGCAATGCACTAGCTTTGCGGATTAAGGGCCTACAGTAGTTGAAGTTTTCTGCAGTTTTAATCGCACATTTTGGTCTGTTTATTAGTGTGAAGTAGTTCACACAATTTTTTGAGTTTGTTAAACAGATTGAACGTCTATATATGATGACCAATGCAGTAATTTCTAATGCAGGGTCTCGTCAGCTAACTTTAATTTGCTTGGAAGCCACTTGCCTCTAGGGTTCCTTTCTATCACTGCCTGTTAAGTTACGTCAAAGAATTAACTGGCTGGAATATTATCTCCTCATTAGAGTATAGACCATATATAGTTCAGTCAAACCTCAATTGTATAATGTCTATGAGCTGGGCAAAGCTGGCTAGAATTAGAATATTATATTACAGAAGAATTTCAAAAACGTATGTAGGCAGGGATTAGAGGAGCTGTACTCAACTTTAATTGTCGGTCGATGTATATTTTTATTTGTGATGGAAATTTGaaacaataataattataataaaaggATGATATGGAGATTTGAAACAATAATAGAATTATCTCCTGTCTATGATGTGGCTAATCAACCAACATATTCTTATGATCCACTTATCAAATAAGTTCTCATATCGGTCTAGCATAAGTAAAATcccattaatttataagtaaaatGATGCAACTTCTCTCACGTCGAAGACGTGTTTTCATAGGTCTAATTATCAATGGTGATGGCTATGAGGAATGAAAAGATAATATGGCTAGCCAACCAATGTGTATTCAAACTCTACTAACCAGAGAGTGCGTAGCTTAAAGCAAACATAACATAATATGGCTGGCCAACCAATATGTATTCAAATTAGACCAAAGTCCCATAAAAGGGGGAGACCCAAGCTTAATGTTGGATTGAATCCAATAGTAATGCGAGGCTAGGCCCATGGACAAATGCGTCCCGGTCCATGATCATCCCTCCCCTTTTATTCGCGGCAATCAGCATTCTTCCCGGtgaaaaaagacaaaagtaCGTTCAAACCCGAAAGGAAAAGCACAAGCGAAGAAGGCCACACCACCCAAAACGTGTCGCGCGCTACAGCCTTCGAAACTTCTAGAAGATGGAACCGCCCAAGGCAGAGAGCGAGCAGAAGGCGCCGGAGCCCGTGGTGACGCAGGACCCGAGCTCAGATTCAGATCCGAAGAGCGGGGATCAGCAGCTGCAGAAGCAAGGAAATAGTGCACCGGGTGGGGACGGAAATTGGGCCACTTTCGTGATGGGATCGGAGAATGCTCCGCAAGCAGAGACTGAAAAGAAGACTCGGGTTCAGAATGAGGAATTGGAATCCGTGAGGAAATCGGTGCACTGGAGCCCCGAATTGGTGTCCGAATCTGCTGCGCACGatcatataaatactcatagcCGGATTGTCATTGACGAGTCCAATCCGTATGTTTCTTCCTCACCCGCGCCCGACTCTTCAATCTCCTTTAAAGGTGTGTATCAGTGTATACCGTCAACGAGCTACGTATACCAAtactctctctcacacacacatatatgtatctgtgttttttttagaatcgtgtgtttgattttgtttcgtGTTCTGAATTAGAAACAATGGTGTCCGTCCGGGATACGCTGGGGAGATGGGGAAAAATGGTCGGAGAGGCGACTAAGAAAGCAGAAGATCTTTCAAGAAACACGTGGCAACATCGTGAGTATTCTTTTATACTTTTTTCCCTTTGATTTAATTGTGTCTAATGTGTAAGATTTCATTCGGTGTAATCTGTGAGCATGTCAATTTAGGGATTGTTCTTACTTTGATTTGCTCTTCATTGTTCTTTTGATCAGTGTGCTTATATTATAGAGATTTCATGTTGCCATTATGTTGTATTCAACGATGTGATGCATTTTCCCACAGTTTTGACTCAATTTCACTGCATGCTTGTGTAATCACTAATCAGTTAGAATTATTATGTTGAAAGTTGATTCCAAACTTATTTCTCACAACAGACTCAATTTATTATCCCTGTTTTGgagagatttttttaaaaaaaaatggaactcTGAAGAAAATGTGGCACCTCTTACTTTCACCTTATTATAGCTTTCATGAGAATACTGGAATGATTaccttttgttttaaaattagTGAAAACAAGCCCTAGTTTCACTGAAGCTGCATTGGGAAGAATTGCTCAAGGAACAAAGGTTTTAGCAGAAGGTGGCTATGAGAAGATATTTCGACAAACTTTTGAGACGGTCCCTGAGGAGGAACTCCAAAATTCATATGCCTGTTACTTGTCCACTTCAGCTGGTCCAGTCATGGGTATTTTGTATGTTTCTTCAGCAAAGCTAGCATTTTGCAGCGACAACCCTCTTCCATATAAATCTGATGGGGAAAATGATTGGAGCTACTACAAGGTAAATTTGAACAAAACTAATAAGTTGGCATGTGACATCAGCATGAAGATGTATTATCACTAGTTTCAGCTCCAATTCATCAGCTTGAATATGCATTTGGACTGTCTAGCCTTTACTTAGAATATGTGCATATAAAATTAAGTAACTAGAAGAATATCTTACCTATGCTTGAGCATTTTCGATTTTgaagtaaaataaatatattaatgtTTCACCATAGTTGGGCCATGTTAGATTTTAAGTAATTTTCTTCTAAATTCTAATTGAAACTAACAATAACTTTCCCACAGCTCCAAAGCTTAGTAAACTAGTTTCAGTTATTTTCCAAAGGTTGAAAATAATATTCAAACGCAATTTGGAGGTTTTGGGACGTAGTTGAAGAATTCTGTTTGAAGGTTAAAAGGATTGGTTTAGTCCTTTTAAGTCCAAAGAAAATACATTTTTGCAAAGATGTGGCGTATGGGAGATGTGTAATCTTGCAATTTTATGTCTATATGGAATATGATCCAAGGTTAGATTTAAATAATATGGGTTTGGAATTTTTAGGTCGTTTTCCCAAAATGCTATTTCATGAATTAGAGACACTAGACCAGTCATTGTGTTGAGATTGGCATACTTGTCAGGGCCTCATAGGGCCATGAGCTCTTAGCTCCTTAGTATAATTGTCTTATAAAGAGAGATAACAGAAAGCACATTTCCTGGGTTGCTACTGTTCCATTGTGTGTATAAAGCAACCAAAAAACCTTAATATATAACAACCTCCTCACCTTTTGTCTCTCCAATCTCTTATTGCACAGAGAAAATGAAAGGTCTTATAACATCTCTTGTCCTCATCAATTATTTTTAGTCCTTTTGCTTTGTttcatatttgattttgtttgtgaGATGATTTTCTTCAAGCGGGCCATTCCAATGGGTACTCAAAAGAAAATCTCAATTTCACCAGGCCCTATATTTGGTCAATTTTGCAGGGGCAGCCTCAAGGTTTTACATGTTCTAATTCAGGGAACTGCCCTAAATGttctctttttcattcttttcggttctcattttaaaaaaaaatctgacaCAGCAATCGGTACTTCATATTCTGGGGGCTTTATGCCATCCTTTTCTTATATTTAAAAGATGAAGTAACCTATTGTATAAttgtttttgttccttttttcaaacaaatttttCTACAACCAACATATTTATCTTCAGCAAGATGTAATTAAATTTCAACGATGTCAATGCCATTTTTTTTAACCCAATTTACATAAAACCATTTATTATTCAAAAGCTGGGAGAACACTGGTTGTAGTACTTCATTAGTCCATTAGATGGAATGTTGGAAATGAGTTTGAAAGTCCAGCTGTACACAGATTCTCAAAGTCTTCTCAAAGTCTGGTATACTATTTGGTTTGGGTTGGCTTTTTCTGCATCTTCACAAGTCGCaactttgattatgttttcCGATAACCATACCAGTACATTTCCCACTTATCACCGGAAGTATGATTGGCTTGTAAAATAAATTGGACATTACTATTCTCTGGGGATGTAAGGGGAAAAAGGAGGAAATCGAAGGGTGGTGATGTGGTTGGTGTTTGAGGGATGGGTTGGGGGTGAGCCAATACAAATAAGAGATGTGTATGACATTTACTTGTGGATTAGGTTAGCTAAACTTGTGGGGTAATTTTTGTGTATATTGTCCTTATTTGCATTGTTTCCAAGGCTTTTGCCTTATTTTGTGACTATCCATAAGGCCATGAATTCTTGTATTTTTCGCTTAGGCATGAATTCTTTTATTGGTTGTGGAGTCATTGGGCTGGATTTATGGTTCTGAATCAGTCTTGAGGATTTCATAAATTGATGTCGTGTTTATCATCATCCTCCTTTAGTAGAATTCATCTGGCCCAACCCTAGATTTGCCATGATCATTCGTTGCTCATCTTTTGTTGCATATTGacttttaaagtaagaatttaGCTTGCTCACCCTTTCTTTAGATATGATTCTGATATTTTAATTCTTGGCTTCCTCTTGCCTGCCTAAACAGGTAGTTATCCCATTACATCAACTTAAAGCAGTCAATCCTTCAGCAAGCAGAGCAAATCCTGCTGAGAAATATATTCAAGTCATTTCTGTTGATAATCATGAGTTTTGGTATATGGGCTTTCTGAACTATGATGGTGCCGCGCAATGTTTACTGGAAGCTCAGCAAACCCAAAACTTACAATTCGTATGATAGTTGCCCTTTTCAATTCAAGGTTTCAGTCTTTACTACTGCTTTGGGCAGCACAAGCCCTTATTTGAGAGCCTTTTTTCATATGCAAATCGAACTAGGTAATCATAGAAGTagtattttggatttttttttttttaaggaaaggTAGAAAATACATGGTTTAAAAATACGTGTTAGATTGTTTCTTATATGGAATCATGTAGCCGACCGCAATATTGTTTGATATAAAGGCTTAGATGACTATGGTCATGACATTTTTAGCCTTTTCATCATATTGATGCGGCATAGCTCTATTTGTTTGATTGTCCAAATGGAAAGGACAACACGGTTTCCATTAGAAATTAGTCCCGgcattattgacatcttttacCTTGTAGTTCCTCTGTTTGAGCCTGcatagttttcttcttcttctttccctaTTTGTTTGGGCagatatttgaaaatttagtgCAGAGACTGTACAGGAATGCTGTAGGTATATAGATATGAAAATGTAATGTTTGTATGGACTAGGAGGTATTGAGTTGGATTTCCATTAGGACCAAAATATCCTTGTGGTCAAATGGAAACTTCTGTGCACTCGAGTCTATTGACATGAGTTAGGCTCTATAGGATGTTCAAAtggcaaattaaaaaaaaaatgaagaaagaagaatgtTTTACCCTAAAAAGCTATTTTCTTCAATGATCAGTATGTCTTGCTAAAGGattcgtttggtagagcggttggattgattttcaatgctagcggaaaaactgcgGGAAAAAAGTTGagttaaagctgtgaaatatgctctgaggtgtttggtgaactaataGTTGACATTAGTAGAAAAACtgttgactaaaagtattatcttcaatttaataataaattttcataaaattttaatcattttgttattaaagttaatttaataaatataatttattattaaaattaatttaagtatattagaaattttttatatcaaaactgaaaatgttaattagtaaattaaataaaataaattgtaaatattattaaattaattttaagcataaataaatatcaaatttaaaaattatattaaattttttatcattttattttttctgatcttttattatatttaatgtgtatttttaattttttaaatattaaatttaattttttaattcttctcaatataaattaattttataatattaagtagaaaaataaaatgtaaatTTAACTAACAGTATATAAGTTTAACAACATAGTAACTGTAACTACTTTATTCactataaattattaaaattatagAGCCCACATTAAATTCTTGTAAAAAGTTAATGATTCGTGGGTCccataattaaatttttttaaaaaaaaacatgcaaaacAGATCCGCCTAGACAATCTCTTACACAGAGCTTCTCAAATTGCAACGAAATCGTTGTCATGTGTGCAGCGGTTCAGCTGCATCGTTTGATGATGCAGCGATGGCATCAACAGAACCGCTTTCGGTTCCGCCGCACAAAGATCATTTTATTGGGAAAAACATTGTTTAACCTTAGTACATATATGACAAAAAAATGCTTGTCCCAACTCCCAACATTGTTGTCTAGGAGTAGTAGGACTAGGACGGTGTGTAATGCCCATGAATCTTCTTTCATCATTGGATGGTCCAAGTGGGCCACAATCTACAGGGCCAGAGAAATTAATGATGGAGCCCATATACTAGTGGGCCATATTAACATGCACTTTCGGCAGTTGATCAAAGTGACTTAGACTAATCCCATTAAGATTGTACTAATAATGACCCTATCATCTCACCATCAACGATTCCTCCCTGTTCATAagcatgttttgttttgttttgttttacatgAGCTAATGACACCATATAAATTTACCCTTTTAAACATAAGATATGAGTCTAAAATCCGAAAATCATGCCCGCGCACACAGAAATGAGAAATCTCTCACCTAACGACATAGTAAATTAGGCTAGAGTCCAGTGAATGACCACATGAGTATTACTATTTTTAGTGGAAATCAAACTCAGGACCTTCCGAGTCTATACGATTTCTCAATAGAGAAGTTCGATCACCATTACACTATCACTGTAGTGATTAACAACAACTTCCTGTTCATAGaacatgt of Tripterygium wilfordii isolate XIE 37 chromosome 13, ASM1340144v1, whole genome shotgun sequence contains these proteins:
- the LOC120011705 gene encoding putative GEM-like protein 3, coding for MEPPKAESEQKAPEPVVTQDPSSDSDPKSGDQQLQKQGNSAPGGDGNWATFVMGSENAPQAETEKKTRVQNEELESVRKSVHWSPELVSESAAHDHINTHSRIVIDESNPYVSSSPAPDSSISFKETMVSVRDTLGRWGKMVGEATKKAEDLSRNTWQHLKTSPSFTEAALGRIAQGTKVLAEGGYEKIFRQTFETVPEEELQNSYACYLSTSAGPVMGILYVSSAKLAFCSDNPLPYKSDGENDWSYYKVVIPLHQLKAVNPSASRANPAEKYIQVISVDNHEFWYMGFLNYDGAAQCLLEAQQTQNLQFV